A section of the Carassius carassius chromosome 17, fCarCar2.1, whole genome shotgun sequence genome encodes:
- the LOC132160553 gene encoding uncharacterized protein LOC132160553 encodes MLKAIKNCEMPKETWTSYDIRVLYKANSFSEARLKLRQAEDDTDLQSEVEEGRPKKRKTKPNQRFLSSQEESDEEPVKRKPVLPKVPSIPPLPSLLRNAISSSDEISPPASQLASLQPFHALGPPEPSYRLLSQSSCHHGTPEPSYRLLSQSSRHHGTPEPSYHLPSQSSRHHGTPEPSYHLPSQSSRHHGTPEPSYHLLSQSSCHHGTPEPSYHLPSQSSRHHGTPEPSYHLPSQSSRHHGTPEPFHLAPHAASEMDLHSALLREIIAKQEVMCDMQRNLLRIVQDLSSTPTPHGHQMDVSFLPLRDAEALLALDRDIKTNPERRKDLVLTLGLAGGVTLKDTVWRVMKMLLQNDLACKINWTGLHGKTSFQGLEVKNVVTEAIRRNPGCRESTNQEVEQWLRRWFYLAGDREGGRRRRSTVLHHQRPTNT; translated from the exons ATGTTGAAGGCCATCAAGAACTGTGAGATGCCTAAGGAGACCTGGACAAGTTATGACATCAGGGTTCTTTACAAAGCAA ATAGCTTTAGTGAGGCAAGGTTGAAACTTCGCCAGGCAGAAGATGACACAGACCTCCAGTCAGAAGTAGAGGAGGGGaggccaaaaaaaagaaaaaccaa ACCAAACCAGCGCTTCCTCTCGAGTCAGGAGGAGTCTGATGAGGAGCCTGTGAAGCGCAAACCAGTCCTCCCTAAGGTGCCATCCATTCCACCTCTTCCGTCACTGTTGCGTAATGCCATTTCATCATCAGATGAAATATCTCCGCCAGCTAGTCAACTTGCCTCTCTGCAGCCGTTTCACGCCCTTGGACCTCCTGAGCCATCCTACCGTCTTCTCTCTCAATCGTCTTGCCACCATGGAACTCCTGAGCCATCCTACCGTCTTCTCTCTCAATCGTCTCGCCACCATGGAACTCCTGAGCCATCCTACCATCTTCCCTCTCAATCGTCTCGCCACCATGGAACTCCTGAGCCATCCTACCATCTTCCCTCTCAATCGTCTCGCCACCATGGAACTCCTGAGCCATCCTACCATCTTCTCTCTCAATCGTCTTGCCACCATGGAACTCCTGAGCCATCCTACCATCTTCCCTCTCAATCGTCTCGCCACCATGGAACTCCTGAGCCATCCTACCATCTTCCCTCTCAATCGTCTCGCCACCATGGAACTCCTGAGCCATTCCATCTTGCCCCTCATGCTGCTTCTGAGATGGACCTGCACTCTG CATTACTACGAGAGATCATTGCCAAGCAGGAGGTGATGTGTGATATGCAAAGAAATCTGCTGCGGATTGTTCAGGATCTATCTTCTACACCTACACCACATGGACACCAAATGGACGTAAGTTTCCTGCCGTTGAGGGATGCTGAGGCTCTTTTAGCGCTGGACCGCGACATTAAGACAAACCCAGAGAGGAGAAAGGACTTG GTGCTGACACTGGGCCTGGCTGGGGGCGTGACCCTCAAGGACACTGTGTGGAGGGTCATGAAGATGCTTCTTCAGAACGACTTGGCCTGCAAAATCAATTGGACAGGCCTCCATGGCAAAACATCATTTCAGGGCCTAGAAGTCAAGAATGTTGTTACAG AAGCCATTCGAAGAAATCCTGGATGCAGAGAATCAACGAACCAGGAGGTGGAGCAATGGTTGAGGCGTTGGTTTTATTTGGCTGGCGATCGAGAGGGGGGTAGGAGGAGGAGAAGCACAGTCCTCCACCACCAGCGACCCACCAACACATAG
- the LOC132091051 gene encoding TBC1 domain family member 24-like: MTFGDLANKYCRRIRKLIASSRQNLFEFYSDWILWIFADLPFTYAIRVLDVYLMEGYKVLYRVALALLSFYKVSVSSRVAHVDDFRQDMKRFVQNVGRHNTIDTLLQRAFSIQLPKRKELTYLFNANKNALIHKNIHNNSSYQAMDFLAFRSSVVTETEMRVVWAWIPERFALFSPVQLFSTNIHGRSLFSFYSKVEGHDPTVLLLKTEDEEICGAFLSSDWAKKNCDEKGFKFFGTRECFVFTLRPGMERFQRTVLQISGMSDKCDSSHQKHTLSVSSLPSNCTLSEPKI, encoded by the exons ATGACCTTTGGTGACCTTGCCAATAAATACTGCCGGCGAATCCGGAAGCTAATAGCCAGCTCTCGCCAGAACCTGTTTGAGTTCTACTCTGACTGGATCCTGTGGATCTTCGCCGATCTGCCTTTCACATATGCTATCAGAGTGCTAGATGTCTATCTAATGGAGGGTTACAAAGTTTTATACCGTGTAGCTCTTGCTCTACTCAGCTTTTACAAGGTTTCTGTGTCTTCACGAGTGGCCCACGTCGATGACTTCAGACAAGACATGAAGAGATTTGTGCAGAATGTGGGACGGCACAATACTATTGACACTCTGCTTCAGAGGGCTTTTAGTATACAGCTGCCCAAACGTAAAGAACTGACTTATCTCTTTAATGCCAACAAGAACGCACTAATTCATAAGAACATCCACAATAATAG cTCATACCAAGCTATGGATTTCCTGGCTTTCAGATCCTCTGTAGTAACTGAAACAGAGATGAGGGTGGTCTGGGCCTGGATTCCAGAGCGATTTGCTCTGTTCAGTCCTGTGCAGCTCTTCAGTACAAATATTCATGGCAGAAGTCTCTTCTc GTTTTATTCCAAAGTTGAGGGGCATGATCCAACTGTTTTACTCTTGAAAACTGAAGATGAGGAG ATTTGTGGGGCTTTCTTGTCTTCTGACTGGGCTAAGAAGAATTGTGATGAAAAGGGATTTAAGTTCTTTGGCACAAGAGAGTGTTTTGTTTTCACT CTACGACCAGGAATGGAACGGTTCCAGCGTACAGTGCTGCAGATCTCTGGGATGTCTGACAAATGTGATTCCTCTCATCAGAAACACACTCTTTCCGTTAGCTCTCTGCCAAGCAACTGTACCCTCTCAGAACCAAAGATATGA
- the cfap52 gene encoding cilia- and flagella-associated protein 52, which yields MAEDAQEVPQIALEAVIGFNGHVFSGLKVHPDKEHIIYPLGCTVIIKSLRSGKQTFLHGHTNNVSCISVSRSGRYIASGQVTFMGFKADIIIWDYEKKEIYARLVLHKARVEDLSFSPNDKYLVSLGGQDDASIVVWNIGSKEAICGSPASAQSAGHCLTIEYTNLNDEIFVSAGNGTLRVWELDLANRKIRPTECQTGQLKRIVKCLEIPNDDNYFYCGTSSGDILKVNLKTRLLNSCGPVKQKFSKGVNTLKVLKTGDLLVGSGDGVLSLCSGGNFKTIKSVQLEGGVTSVTLRGDGQQFYVGTEAAQIYSLGYIDFKPELIATNHNSAVKDVAFPFGTSELFATCSQNDIRVWHTESSKELLRIMVPNITCNALGFMKDGRSIFSAWNDGKIRVFTPESGKLKLIIHNAHSMGVTAIAATNDCRRIVSGGGEGQVRVWEIFHDSYRLIEIMKEHKATVNCIKIKSNDKECVTASSDGACIIWDLVRFVRNQMVLSNTLFSVVCYHPEEFQIITSGTDRKIGYWEVYDGSAIRELEGSLSGAINGMHISEDGKYFVTGGDDKLLKLWHYSDGEVTHVGVGHSGSITNVRICPNSRCIVSTSADGAILRWRYPQTLNCE from the exons ATGGCAGAAGACGCGCAAGAAGTCCCCCAGATCGCATTAGAGGCTGTTATTGGTTTTAATG GTCATGTGTTTTCTGGACTCAAAGTACATCCAGACAAAGAACATATCATTTATCCTCTTGGCTGCACTGTTATTATTAAGAGTCTGAGAAGTGGGAAACAAACTTTCCTCCATGGCCACACGAACAACGTCTCTTGCATTTCTGTGTCCAGAAGTGGACGCTATATTGCTTCTGGACAGGTCACATTCATGGGCTTTAAG GCTGATATTATTATCTGGGACTATGAGAAGAAGGAGATTTATGCCCGTCTTGTGCTTCATAAAGCTAGGGTTGAAGATCTCAGCTTCTCCCCAAATGATAAGTATCTGGTATCTTTGGGTGGACAGGATGATGCCAG CATTGTAGTGTGGAACATCGGGAGTAAAGAGGCTATATGTGGCAGTCCTGCTTCAGCACAGAGTGCTGGTCACTGCCTCACCATCGAGTACACCAACCTGAATGATGAAATCTTTGTCTCTGCTGGAAA TGGAACTCTGCGTGTATGGGAGCTTGATTTGGCCAACAGAAAGATCCGGCCCACAGAATGCCAGACTGGACAGCTCAAGAGAATTGTCAAATGCCTAGAG ATCCCAAACGATGATAATTATTTCTACTGTGGAACTTCAAGTGGAGATATTCTGAAAGTGAACCTGAAGACAAGGTTGCTCAACAGCTGTGGTCCTGTTAAACAAAAATTCAGCAAG GGAGTGAACACTCTTAAAGTCTTGAAGACTGGTGATCTTTTAGTTGGATCAGGAGATGGGGTGTTGTCTTTGTGCTCAGGAGGGAATTTCAAAACCATTAA GAGTGTTCAGTTGGAGGGAGGGGTGACATCAGTGACCCTGCGTGGAGACGGGCAGCAGTTTTACGTCGGGACAGAAGCTGCACAGATCTACAGTTTAGGCTACATTGACTTTAAACCAGAACTCATCGCAACTAATCATAACAGTGCTGTAAAGGACGTGGCCTTTCCATT TGGGACGTCAGAGCTGTTTGCCACCTGTTCACAGAATGATATACGAGTGTGGCATACTGAGTCCTCCAAGGAGCTTCTGCGTATCATGGTGCCTAACATAACATGCAATGCTCTGGGCTTTATGAAGGATGGCAGGAGCATCTTCAGTG CTTGGAATGATGGGAAGATTCGTGTGTTCACCCCAGAGAGTGGGAAGCTGAAGCTGATAATTCATAATGCCCACAGTATGGGAGTGACTGCCATAGCAGCGACCAATGACTGCAGGAGGATTGTCAGCGGAGGTGGAGAAGGACAG GTTAGAGTCTGGGAGATATTCCATGACTCATATCGTCTCATCGAGATCATGAAGGAGCACAAAGCCACGGTCAACTGCATTAAGATCAAGAGTAACGACAAGGAGTGTGTGACGGCCAGCTCTGATGGAGCTTGCATCATCTGGGACCTGGT GAGGTTTGTGAGGAATCAAATGGTCTTGTCCAACACCCTGTTCAGTGTTGTATGTTACCACCCTGAAGAATTCCAGATCATCACCAGTGGCACTGACAGAAAG ATTGGCTACTGGGAGGTGTATGATGGTTCTGCAATCAGAGAACTCGAGGGCTCCTTGTCTGGAGCTATAAATGGCATGCACATTTCTGAGGATGGAAAATATTTTGTGACTG GTGGAGATGACAAATTACTGAAGCTCTGGCACTATTCTGATGGTGAAGTGACCCATGTTGGCGTCGGGCACAGTGGAAGCATCACAAATGTGAGGATCTGTCCCAACAGCAGATGCATTGTCAGCACCAGTGCTGATGGAGCTATCCTAAGGTGGAGATATCCACAAACCCTTAACTGTGAATAA